A single region of the Brassica rapa cultivar Chiifu-401-42 chromosome A03, CAAS_Brap_v3.01, whole genome shotgun sequence genome encodes:
- the LOC103855609 gene encoding uncharacterized protein LOC103855609: MAAMSEKEAMVDPFLVEALQNPRHRLTILRMELDIQKFFQSPEQHQYEFPPYPTSYLRLAAHRVAHHYGLFTTALDGAALDGSGNRILVTKTAESRYPFVCLSEIPVKQPEVNGRRPQGFKLAIKARPNGGSGGAGGGSGVERNLLRSVEERKEEYEKARARIFNSPNSSDSEDSSTRAPPPPPVQTKHNNSRLPARNEAENLVDVERNSVGRTSRVAIIRDREKDRYDPDYDRNRYVRVTPPVVQNFNPMPPIHLPFHDGVFPQMPRTQANISYGHPLNPAMSSSNAPAYTEWPSVTMSYAQTLHASDPNHFRHQNP; the protein is encoded by the exons ATGGCAGCTATGAGCGAGAAGGAAGCTATGGTTGATCCTTTTCTGGTCGAAGCTCTTCAGAACCCTCGTCATCGTCTCACAA TTCTGCGTATGGAGTTGGACATACAAAAGTTCTTTCAAAGCCCAGAGCAGCACCAATACGAGTTCCCTCCTTACCCAACCTCTTACCTTCGTCTCGCTGCTCACCGTGTCGCTCACCACTACGGCCTCTTCACCACTGCTTTGGACGGTGCTGCTTTGGACGGGTCCGGGAACAGGATCCTCGTCACCAAGACCGCGGAGAGCAGATACCCTTTTGTTTGTCTGTCTGAGATCCCTGTGAAGCAGCCTGAGGTTAACGGGAGGAGGCCTCAGGGCTTTAAGCTCGCCATCAAGGCGAGGCCTAACGGAGGAAGCGGTGGGGCGGGTGGTGGGTCGGGTGTGGAGAGGAATCTGTTGAGGAGCGTTGAGGAGAGGAAAGAGGAGTATGAGAAGGCCAGGGCTAGGATCTTTAATAGTCCTAACAGCTCAGACTCTGAAGACTCTTCAACTcgagctcctcctcctcctcctgttcAGACAAAACATAACAACAGTAGACTCCCAGCTAGAAACGAGGCTGAGAATCTTGTTGATGTGGAGAGGAATAGTGTTGGAAGGACTTCACGGGTCGCCATTAttagagatagagagaaagatCGTTATGATCCTGATTATGACCGGAACAG GTACGTGAGGGTTACTCCACCTGTTGTACAAAACTTCAACCCGATGCCGCCGATTCATCTTCCGTTCCATGACGGAGTCTTCCCACAGATGCCAAGAACTCAAGCCAATATAAGCTATGGACATCCCTTGAACCCTGCTATGAGTTCTAGTAACGCGCCTGCGTATACAGAGTGGCCTAGTGTCACAATGAGTTATGCACAGACATTGCATGCTTCAGACCCAAATCATTTCAG GCACCAGAATCCCTGA
- the CYS7 gene encoding cysteine proteinase inhibitor 7 produces MDTRLSLLLICVSFVLLSGLGQFVICSQEKETYNDVVRMKLGGYRDSTNNRNGGGEIDDIALFAVQEHNKRENCVVELARVLKATEQVVAGKLYSLTLEVIEAGEKKIYEAKVWVKPWMKNFKQLQEFKSVVPSFTVSDLGLKSDGNGFEWRSVSTNDPEVQEAAKHAVKSIQQRSNSLFPYKLVDIILARAKVVEDRVKFELLLKLEKGNKAEKLMVEVMKYQNGKFH; encoded by the exons ATGGATACGAGATTATCACTGTTGTTGATTTGCGTGTCGTTTGTTCTCCTTTCTGGACTCGGCCAGTTTGTGATCTGTAgtcaagaaaaagaaacttaCAACGACGTCGTGAGGATGAAGCTCGGTGGATATAGAGATTCCACGAATAATCGGAACGGTGGAGGAGAGATCGATGATATAGCACTCTTTGCTGTTCAGGAACACAACAAGCGAGAG AATTGTGTTGTTGAGCTTGCTAGAGTATTAAAGGCAACAGAGCAGGTGGTAGCTGGGAAACTCTACAGTCTTACACTTGAAGTTATAGAAGCTGGTGAGAAGAAGATTTATGAAGCTAAAGTTTGGGTGAAGCCGTGGATGAAGAATTTCAAGCAGCTTCAGGAGTTCAAGAGTGTTGTCCCCTCCTTTACTGTTTCCGACCTTGGCTTGAAATCAG ATGGGAATGGATTTGAGTGGAGATCGGTATCAACAAATGACCCGGAGGTCCAAGAGGCAGCAAAACACGCTGTGAAGTCGATTCAACAGAGATCAAACTCGCTGTTTCCTTATAAACTCGTGGACATAATCCTAGCCAGGGCAAAG GTGGTTGAAGACCGTGTGAAATTCGAACTGCTTTTGAAGCTAGAGAAGGGAAACAAAGCGGAGAAGCTCATGGTTGAAGTGATGAAGTACCAAAACGGCAAGTTTCACTAG